The Cytobacillus sp. NJ13 sequence ACCACCGTGCGGGTGCCGATATCCAGTGCAAAAAGCTTTTTTTGTTCGTCCAAAGCAGTACACCTTCTTTGTAAATGTCATAGAATGCTTATATAATGCCCTAAAACTGCTTTATCACTTAAAAGCGTTTAATTAATAAAGAAATTTTTCGTGACATGTCTGAATAATTCATATATAATAACCCTAATTATAAAAAATGTATCACATATCCAGAGGCCGTAAAAGAGAAAGATGGAAATGTTTAACGCTGTGCGCATTTAAATGCGTGCTATGTGCATACATCCTGAAACCAACACGGCTTAAATTTAGATTCGAAAGGAAGGGACAGGAAATGAGCAATAAAGAGCTAGATAAACTTCGCGATCGAGTGGATGAGCTGAATCTCCAGCTTTTAGCTTTGATCAATGAAAGAGCAGAACTTGTTCAGGAAATCGGAAGAGTAAAGGAAACACAAGGGGTTTATCGTTATGATCCTGTCCGAGAACGCAAGATGCTGGACTTGATAAAAGAGCATAATGACGGTCCTTTTGAAAATTCAACAATTGAGCATATGTTCAAGGAAATTTTTAAAGCAGGTCTTGAACTTCAAAAAGATGATCATAGAAAAGCGCTTCTTGTTTCACGCAAAAAGAAGCCTGAAAATACAATTGTAGACTTAAAGGGTGAAAAAGTAGGGGACGGCAATCCTCATCTTGTTTTTGGCCCTTGTGCAGTGGAATCTTATGAGCAGGTTGCAACTGTTGCTGAAGCTGTAAAAGCAAAAGGTCTTAAGCTCCTTCGCGGAGGCGCATATAAACCAAGAACATCGCCATATGATTTCCAGGGGCTTGGCCTTGAAGGTCTAAAAATCTTAAAAAGAGTGGCAGATGAATACGATTTGGCAGTTATTTCTGAAATCGTAAGCCCTAATGATATTGAAACGGCTGTAAATTATATTGATGTCATTCAAATAGGGGCAAGAAACATGCAAAACTTCGAGCTATTAAAAGCAGCGGGGGCTGTAAACAAACCAGTTCTTTTAAAGCGCGGGATTGCAGCTACAATTGAAGAATTCATCAATGCTGCGGAATATATCATGTCTCAGGGGAATGGACAGATCATCCTATGTGAGCGCGGAATCCGCACATACGAACGTGCAACACGCAATACACTGGACATTTCGGCTGTGCCAATTCTTAAGCAGGAAACACATTTGCCAGTACTGGTTGACGTTACGCATTCAACTGGCCGCAGAGATTTGCTTCTTCCAGCAGCAAAAGCAGCGCTGGCAATCGGCGCAGATGGCGTAATGGCAGAAGTTCATCCTGACCCGGCAGTTGCCCTTTCAGATTCAGCGCAGCAAATGGATTTGAATCAATTTGATCAGTTTATGGCTGAACTTCAATCTTCAGCATTGCTGAGAGTATAGCCATCTAAATATGAAGAGCCTTCTGCCAGTTGCAGAAGGCTCTTTTTCTCATTTAAAGTGCAAATTTAAGTTTTTTTCAAAAATACAAGCCTTGACATTGCGGCAAATCCTGGACTGTCGTATGATTAAATACATAATTGTACATGTGTAACCACTCACAAATTAGGATAAAAAATGAGTAGGTTACGCCGTGTTGCTGTAAAATATACAGTAATAGAAGTGACCGCTATTTAAAGAAGGAGTGTCAGTAATGAATGTAACAATATACGATGTGGCAAGAGAAGCGAATGTATCAATGGCAACGGTTTCTCGTGTTGTAAATGGCAACCCGAATGTTAAACCTGCAACAAGAAAAAAAGTAATGGAAGTAATTGACCGGCTTGGGTACCGCCCCAACGCGGTTGCAAGAGGATTGGCAAGCAAGAAAACTACTACAGTAGGTGTGATTATTCCCGATATCTCCAGCACCTTTTTTGCAGAATTGGCAAGGGGCATTGAGGATATTGCGACAATGTATAAATATAATATCATTCTCAGCAACTCCGACCAAAATATTGAAAAAGAGCTGCACTTGCTCAATACTATGCTCGGGAAACAGGTAGATGGAATAGTCTTCATGGGCGGCAATATTACGTCCGAGCATGTTGAAGAGTTTGAAAAGTCACCAGTTCCGATCGTACTGGCTGGCTCTATTGAAGAAACAGGCAAAATCCCATCTGTAAATATTAATTATGAACAGGCAGCATTTGATGTGACCAAGTCATTTATTGAAAAAGGCCATAAAGATGCTGCTATCGTGGTGGGCCCTCTCCGAGAGCCGATTAATCAGGAAAAAAAGCTTGCAGGCTATAAGCGGGCATTGGAAGAAGCTGAGGTGCCCTTCCGCGATGAATTGGTGGTTGAAGGAGATTATACGTACGATTCAGGTATAGAAGCCTTTGAAAAGCTGCTTGAGGCAGATCCGCGTCCAACCGCTATTTTTGCAGGATCTGATGAAATGGCATTGGGAATTGTCCACGGGGCGGAGGATAAAGGGTATAATATCCCGAAAGACTTTGAGGTCATCAGCTCTGACAATACCAGATTGGCATTAATGGTCCGTCCTCAGCTGACATCAGTCGTACAGCCTTTGTATGATATTGGTGCAGTTGCCATGAGATTGCTTACGAAACTTATGAATAAGGAATCAGTCGATGAGCAAATTGTTGTACTCCCTCACCGAATTGAAGAACGAAGCTCAACAAAATAATGGACTTGCCGATATAACAGAAAAGCGGAAGCGCCTCGACCAGCCCCGATAAGCGCTGGACCAAAGTGACTCGAAGGGCTAGGCGCTGCAGCTAGACAAAGGGAAGAAAGAGAAGCGCCTTAATTAGAAGGCGTTTCTTTCTGCCAATTTTAGCTATCGTACCTGTTTTCGAGGACATAAATAAACCATTAGACAAAGGCAATTCGCAATGGATCAGGGAGAGAGAGTATGAGAAAGTTTGATATTTTAACACCGGCAGGGTTAATGGTGGGGCTTGCTATGCTGATTTTTGGAATCATGTGGAATGGAGGAGCTGATGGTTTTTTATCCTTTGTTGACCCTTCTTCAATTCTTATTGTTTTGGGCGGTTTAATAGCCGGGCTGCTTGTAAGTTTTCCTTTAAAAGATATCAGGCATATGGCCACCGTTTTTAAGCAGGTTTTTTCCAGTGAAGAGCAAAGCGTTGGCGAGCTGATTGGAATTTTTGTCAAACTCTCTGAGCGTGCCCGGCGTGAAGGGCTGTTATCGCTTGAGGCTGAAATCGAGAAGGTGGAAGATCCTTTCATACGCAAAGGCGTTTACCTGGCTGTGGATGGTATAGAGCCAGATGTCATTACTGACATTATGAATGCCGAAATTATGGCGATGGAAGAGAGGCACAGAAAAGGGAGAAGCATTCTCGAAAGAGCCGGGGAGTACGCTCCGGCATGGGGAATGATAGGGACCCTGATCGGACTGGTTCTGATGCTGAAGAATTTGAATGATCCTTCCACACTTGGGCCCAATATGGCTCTTGCCTTACTGACTACTTTATATGGCTCCCTGCTGGCCAATCTGATTTTTCTGCCGATGGCGGCAAAGCTGGCTTTAAAGACAGAGAAGGAAGTTTTTTTGAAGCAGATTATTATTGAAGGGGTTATCGGTGTTCAATCCGGGCAGAATCCGAGAATATTGGAAGAAAAGCTGAGCGCCTTTTTATCCTCAGAAGAACGGAGAGATTTGGAGAAAGCTGTAAATGAGGGGGAGGCACTGGATTATGAAGCCTAGGAGAAGATCTCCGGAGCCTCCAAAAGGCGCCCCAAGATGGATGGTGACTTTCTCCGATCTCGTCACACTGATATTGGTATTTTTTATTCTGTTGTTTTCGATGTCACAGATTGATTTAATGAAGTTTCAGGCATTATCCGATTCTTTCCGGGACAGGCAGGTGCTGGATTTCCAGCCGTCTATCATTCCTGCAGAGAACCCGGGACAAAATGAAGAAATAAAAGAAAATGAAGGCAGCGGGCAATCCGATTCGCTTGATGAGCTTCTGATGGAGATTCAGTCGTATCTGGATAAGAATGGATTAGAAAAAGTCATTGTGGCAAACAGGACGGAACGGGGGGTTGTTCTCGTTCTGCAGGAACAGGTTTTATTTGAATCCGGAGATGCAAGTCTGATAGACAGTTCCTATTCTTTTCTGGATAAAGTAGGAACCCTTTTAGCAAACATGCCAAACCTTGTGAAGGTGGAAGGACATACTGATGACCGGCCCATAACTACTTACAGATATCCGTCCAATTGGGAGTTATCTGCTGCCAGGGCAAGTACTGTAATCAGATATCTAACAGAAAAGCATAATCTTGACAGTCATAGGTTTATGGCCGTCGGCTACGGGGAAACCCGTCCTATCGTTCCTAATTCCGGACCGGAGAATTGGGAGAAAAACAGGCGTGTTGAAATCATTATTTCTGATCCGAAATTTAATGAAGATAACAATATTCATAATTGATAACAGGTCTGGTAATAGTCAGACCTGTTTATTTGTATATGCAGAAATGAACAGCGGCCGGTAAAATGTTCCCGGCCGCTGTTCTTATAAAGATTCTGTCATAGATCTGTTCCGGATGGGATAAAGGACTTTGTCCACTGTCCGGGCATTTTTTTCAGTTATTTCACTCTTACGGGGGATAGGCTTATATAAATCAGCCGGATCGTCCCATTCCGGGGGAAGAGGGACAGGGGCGTGTTCTTTCCACTTGTTTATCCATTCCTCCGGCATATTGCCGTAACAATTCGAGTTTTCAGTCATTTCAAGCCATATCATGGCCCATGCCCGGGGAACAACCCTCCAAATATCATAACCGCCGCCGCCGACGGCTATCCATTTCCCATCACAATATTCATGGGCAATTTCATGGGCCAGTTTCGGAATTTCCCTATAAACCTTTATAGTAGATGACAAATGGGTAAGAGGATCAAGATAATGTGCATCAGCACCATTTTGCGTCAGAATCACATCCGGTTTGAAAAATTCTGCAACCTCCCGAAAAGCTGTACGGTATGCGTGAAGCCAAGAATCGTCTTCAGTAAATGCATCCACGGGAATATTAAAAGAGAATCCATATCCTTTCCCTTGTCCTCGTTCATTTACATTTCCGGTTCCGGGGAAAAGGTATCTGCCTGTTTCGTGAATAGACAAGGTGCATACATCCGGGTCATCATAAAATGACCATTGGACACCATCACCATGATGGGCATCTGTATCCACATACAGAATACGGGCTTTATACTTTTCCTGTATATATTTTATGGCTACGGAGCTATCGTTGTAGATGCAAAATCCAGAAGCTTTTCCCCGAAAACCGTGGTGAAGGCCGCCGCCAAGGTGAAGTGCGTGCTTAGCACGTCCGCTCATGACTGCATCAACGGCTGCCAGAGTGCCTCCTACTAAAAGGGAGCTTGCTTCGTGCATGTTTGGAAAAATAGGTGTGTCTTCTGTTCCGAGACCATAGTTTTCGCCGATATCCTCAGGAAGCTGTCCCCGGCCGGCAAGCTTGACAGCATTCACATAATTAGGATCATGAATCAAGTGAAGCTCTTCATCGGAAGCCTGGCGCGGGGGAATAATATGACAGTCATCAATGGCATTAATATTTTTGAGCAAATCGAGTGTCAGTTTCAGCCTTATCTGATTAAAAGGATGATTTTTGCTGAATTTATAGTTCAGCAGGTCTTCCGAAAAAACAAATACTGAATCATGTGTCATAGTGAAATCCCCGGCAGACTGGGCCATAAAACATGGTGGCCTGCTTTTTTCAAATCTTCAACAACAAGCGTAGGGTTCATAGTCTGTACCCTTATCACCAGTATTTTGTATTTATCATCCGTTTTGTCAGGATAAACAAGGACACTCTGAATATTTGCTTTTCTTTTGCAGATGACTTCAGCGATTTCAAACAGCATGCCCGCCCTGTTTGGCACCTTCACTTCAATCTGCGAACCTGGCTGATGAGCTCCCGTCAATTGAACTAGCGTATGAAGCAAATCGGTTTCTGTGACAATTCCAACCAGCTTATTATCGTTTAATATTGGCAGGCAGCCAATCCGCTGTTCATAAAAAACCGCAGCAATTTCTTCAGCAAAATCAAGAGGGTGTCCTGTGATGATATCTGTCTTCATAATCATTTTTAATGGCCGCTGCAGATCTTCCTTAAATAGTTCTGTATGAAAAATAGATGGTGTGGCATCACGAATGTCCCTATCTGTTACAAGTCCCTGCAATTTGCCCGCTTCATCTGTTATAGGCAAATGCCGTATTCTTTTTTCGCTCATAATTCTTATGGCATCGGCAATGGTGTCTTCTTTTGACAAGGACGTGACATCCGTTTTCATAATTTCTTCAACAATCACTTTAAATGCCTCCTTATAAAATATATGGAGATGCATTCATGCCGAAAAAATAGACTGAATACAGGCATGAATTATGTATTGACGCTGTTAATAAAGATTTAATACATAAAGCGATTCATAAAGCGCAATCGGTCAAATTGCTGCACTGAATCCTGGTCCACTCTTTTTCCGATGCGGGCCATTAGGCAATTTGCAGGATGAGAACTGATTTCAGGGTCATCTGTGGCATACCATTCAAGACCGCCTGCATTCATCATCTTTTCCATGATTTTTCGATATTCCCATACATTCAGGCCAGTTCCTTTTAAATCCCAATGCCAATAATATTCAGTCGTTATAACGATATAGTCTTCCATTGCGTCATCCATCATGGATACTTTCAGCAGGTTCTTGCCTGTCCCTGAACCTCGGAAAGCAGGGATCACTTCTATTGCACCCAATTCTATTAAATTATCCATTTTCCCTTCAGACCAGCGCTCAAGAGGGTCTGGATACAAGTAAGTAACATAGCCGACAATGGTATGTCTGTCACGGGCCACTATAATTCTTCCCTCCGGCAATCCCGCAATTTCAACCAGGGCTTTATGCTGCTGAGCCGGAGGCCTGAAAGCAACAAGATCTTTATGAAACTCATAATCTGCCAATTTTTCAGGTGAAATTGGCCCCTCAATGATTAATTTTCCATTGGATGTTTTTAATTCTTTTGCATTATACGTTCTTTTATGTTCCATTTATTCACCGCCCAATAGACATGATCAATGTAATTTCTATTATACATAAAAACACGGGGGATAAAGCGCTTTCACATAATTTTCTGTGTAATTTAAAAAAGTTTGTGACAATTTGTTATTTGGTTCATAAGTAATTATTTTTCGCTGCAAAATTTTAAAAATTGAGAAAATATAATGTTTATACTATAATAATATCAAATCTTAAATAAGGGGGATAATTATATATGAAAGTGGAAGCGCTGCCAGTAACACAAGGGGACTTCAATTTAAAAAGCTATGATGAGCTTTATGAAAATTTTAACTGGGCTGATGCGGAAAAAGAATTTTCCTGGAAAGAAACCGGCCGCATGAATATGGCCTATGAGGCCATTGACCGTCATGCGGAATCTTTCAGAAAAAATAAGGTTGCCCTTTATTATCGCGATGGACAGAGAAATGAGAAATATACATTTAAAGAAATGAAGGAACTATCCAATAAAGCGGGAAATGCATTAAAAGCATATGGGGATGTAGAGAAAGGAGACCGGGTTTTTATCTTTATGCCGCGCTCTCCTGAACTCTATTTTGCCGTATTGGGGGCTATTAAGCTGGGAGCCATTGTAGGCCCTCTGTTTGAAGCTTTCATGGAAGGAGCAGTCCGTGACAGACTTGATGACAGTGAAGCAAAAGTCCTGATTACAACACCTGAGCTTTTGGAGCGTGTGCCTGTCGATCAGCTGCCTGCCTTGAAGCATGTTTTTCTTGTTGGGGAAAATATCGAGGAAACAGGACCATATGTTGATTTTAATAAAAGAATGGCTGAATCGAGCAGGAAGCTGCCGATTGAATGGGTTGATGGAAAAGATGGCCTTATTTTGCACTATACTTCCGGTTCCACAGGCAAGCCAAAAGGAGTGCTGCATGTACATAATGCAATGATTCAGCATTATCAGACCGCTAAATGGGTGCTGGACTTAAAAGAAGAAGATGTATATTGGTGCACTGCTGACCCGGGATGGGTAACCGGTACTTCATATGGCATTTTCGGCCCTTGGCTGACAGGGACTTCAAACCTTATTGTTGGAGGCAGGTTCAACCCGGAGACTTGGTATAAAATGATTGAGGAGTATGGAGTCACAGTGTGGTACAGTGCTCCAACCGCTTTCCGCATGCTGATGGGGGCGGGCGATGAAGTTGTGAAAAAGTTTGATTTAAGCTCCCTTCGTCATGTCCTCAGTGTCGGGGAACCGCTAAATCCTGAAGTAGTCAGATGGGGCATAAAAGTATTCAATATGCGCATCCATGATACATGGTGGATGACAGAAACAGGTGCACAGCTCATCTGCAACTATCCTTGCCTTGAAATTAAGCCGGGATCAATGGGTAAGCCGATTCCGGGTGTTAAAGCAGCCATTGTCGATGATCAGGGAAATGAGCTGCCGCCAAACCGCATGGGGAACCTTGCGATTAAAAAAGGATGGCCTTCCATGATGAATGCCATCTGGAATAACGAGCAAAAATATGAATCTTATTTTATGCCAGGTAACTGGTATGTTTCGGGAGACTCTGCTTATATGGATGAAGATGGATATTTCTGGTTCCAGGGCCGTGTAGATGACGTTATCATGACATCTGGCGAACGTGTAGGGCCGTTTGAAGTAGAGAGCAAGCTGATCGAACATCCAGCTGTTGCAGAAGCTGGAGTTATCGGCAAGCCGGATCCTGTCCGCGGTGAAATTATTAAAGCATTTGTTGCTTTACGAGACGGACATGAACCTACTGAGGAATTAGTGGAAGAAATCCGCCAATTCGTTAAGAAAGGCCTTGCTGCCCACGCTGCCCCGCGTGAAATCGAATTCCGAGACAAACTTCCAAAAACCCGCAGCGGTAAAATCATGCGCCGTGTGCTTAAGGCATGGGAGCTGGACCTGCCAACTGGCGATTTGTCTACAATGGAAGATTAATAGAGGAGGCCGCTGCTTAATGAGCAGCGGTCTTTGTTATTGTTTCAAGGTTGTTTGTTATAAACCTTTTGATAAAATTGTTTAACAAAGTATCCAGAATATATTTTTGGCATTGTTATTTCTATAAAGAAAAAGCAGAATCCCAGACCCTGTCTGGGCCAATGGAATTCTGCTTTTCTTTAATTAGTTTCTTCACCATCACCGGGTTCTGATGGCTTCTCAGCATCAGGCTTTTCCTCGGCTGGAGGATCTTTAGGTTTCTCCTCTTTAGGTTTCTCTTCTTTTGGCTTCTCTTCTTTCGGTTTTTCTTTTTCCGTCTTTTGGCCGATTTCCACTACATTGGAAGAAGCAGACTCTTTGCCGGCAATGTCAACGGCTGTTACATGGATCGAGCCGCTTCCAGCCTTGTAGTTTAGGGAAGAGCCGGCTTTTATAGTAGCAACCTTTTTACCTCCGCTGTATACTCGATAGCCAATGACATCTTTTTCAGGATGTGCTCCCCAAGTAATGGTTTGGCCTGAAGCTTTTATGCTTGGGGCCGCAGGTGCTTTGCCATTGTCTTTGAGCTGATCTGCACTTGTCAGAATACTCTTCCAGCGTTCTTTATTCGGAATAAGAGTACTTAGATTTGCTTTAATGCCGAATAGTTTTTGAATATAATCCGGATTCACTACCATTCCAGGTTCAGTAAATTCTCCTGGTGTTGAATCAAGTGCCATATATTTTTTATCGCCAATTCGTACAAGTTTTCCATTGCCAAGGCTATCGTCAACTTTTGTAGGAACAAATTTGGCATTGAATAAATCAGTCTCGACTAGGCCAGCTTTAGAACATGCCTCTGAAGGGAGAAGGCCTGAAATGGCGCAGAATGAACGTCTTACGATTCCGCCCGGCATTTTAAAGCTTTCGCTCGGATCAACAAGGTCAGGTGCGACGTCATATGCTGCATTCATCAAATCCGCCCAGAGATAGTTATTGCGCAAACTATAGCTTAGCGGTCCAGGGGCTTTTAATGATTTAGGCGTATCATAGCCAGACCAGATACCGAAAGTGATATTTGGGTTGGATGCCACGAACCATGCATCTATGAATTCAGTACCAGTACCGGTTTTCCCTGCCCAGTCGGAACTGAACTTCAATCTGCTCTTAATCGATGTGGCAGTTCCGCTGTTAATAACATCTCTCATCATATCGATTGTAAGGTACGCTGTCTGCGGACTAAAAACATCAACAGGCTCGGATTTATTCTGGAATATAATGTTCCCGTCTTTATCTGTGATTTTTTCGATCATATAGGCGTCAATAAACTTCCCGCCGTTGGCAAATGTAGTAAAGGCGTTCGTATTTTCTTCAACAGTTACCCCATATTCCAAAGAACCAATGGATGTAGACAAGTTTGTATAGTCAGGGCCGATCAGAGAGGTAAAGCCCATTTTTTCCAGATAAGCGGCAGGCCGCTGTCCGACTATATCCTTATAGAGCTTTACAGCTGGGACATTGTATGAATGCTTGAGTGCTTGTCTGGCTGAAACGAGCCCGCTATAGGTATTTGTATAGTTCTTTGGCCAAGGTCTATTTAATCCTGGACTTAGGTATAGCGGCACATCAGGCAGAATAGTGCCGGGCGCTGCTTTTCCAAGTTCCATTGCAGGAGCATAGACTAAAAGCGGCTTCATGGTTGAACCATTTTGCCTTAGAGCGCTTGTAGCATGATTCAGCTGCTCGCGTTTGTGATCGCGTCCGCCGACAAAGCTGATGATTTTCCCGGTCTTATTTTCAATTAAAATAGCACCAACTTCTACGGGCTCCATGATTTGCTTATCTTCACCGGTTACCGGGTCCTTAATCGTCTCAGGTTTGTCTGGCCCATAATAAGGGTAGTTATTTTTCACCTGCTGCATTTTATCATAAATATCTTTGTTGATCGTCGTATGGATCTGGAAGCCATTCTGGCGGATCGTCCGGTCTGCCAGAGTCCTGTATTCCTCTCGGAGCTCGTCATCCTCTTTTAAGTCCTGCTCTTCGTATCCATCATTTTTTGCGAGAATTTTAGTCATGATGTTTACTGCACGTTCTTCAATTTCATACGTCAAATATGGATACTTTTCCAAAGGGCTTTCTGAAGGCGTAGTGAAATCCTTAGTCAGGTCGTAAGCCAAAGCTTCCTCGTATTGCTTCTGGTCAATCTTTCCGTCGTCATACATTCTTTTCAGAACAGTTTTCATCCTGGAGAAACCTGGTTCCAGATTCTCTTTGACCGTTCCCTCCCTTGTAAAAGGAGTGTAGCCGAATGGACTTTGCGGCAGTCCTGCTATGAATGCGGCCTGAGGCAAAGTTAATTCTTTTGCACTCACCCCAAAAATGCCTTTGGCAGCTGCTTCAACTCCGGCAACATTACGTCCGGATGCATTTCTTCCAAAGGTAGATACATTCAGATATGCTTCCAATATCTCTTTTTTATCAAAGAATTTCTCCAGTCGCAAAGCAAGCAGGATCTCTTTTGCTTTTCGCTCGAAAGAAACTTCATTCGTTAAGATTTGATTCTTTATCAGCTGCTGTGTAAGTGTACTTCCGCCGGATTGAACAGATGAATTTGTTACTTCCTGAAACAGTGCGCGCATAATCGCTTTGGGCACCACTCCGTCATGTTCGTAAAAGTATTCATCTTCAGTAGCCACAACTGCGTTAATTAAGTGTTCGGAAACATCATCAAGCTTAACTTCCTCACGTTCGAGGTCTGTTCTCAGCTTTCCTAAATATACGTTATTTGCAAAGTATATTTGCGATGTCTCTTCATAGTCATAAATATCTTTTTTCATGCTGGCATAGGATCGGATGGGTTCATCCTTTACCAGCGACGCGAAATAACCAGCTCCAATTCCTCCCGCGAACGCACCGCCAATGACAGCCAGTATGATAAAAAGCAAAGTAAGATTCCAGATAACCTGGTACGTTATACTCGCTCCTTTAGCTGCTTTCTTATTCCCGAAAAGGCCCGGAGTTTGCCTCAATTTATCAAATAATATCTGAAGCTTTTCTTTCATCATATCAATCCCCCTAAAATCACATCTATTATAGCATATTGCGACATAGTAATATGACAAGGTTCGCCATTTATCTGAAATTTCCTTTTTTTGCACAGGCATTTGACATTTGGCTGATTTTTATGATAAAAATGTTTTATCTAAGACGTTTAAATATTTTACAGGCATTGATGGGAACCCAGTAATGCTTCTATCCCTGTTTCAGAAAGCCGGCGTTCGCTGCGAGCCGGTACAAATAGAAGGATGAATTACCTCCCTGAGCTTTCACTGTCAACCTGCACAGCAGTTATAGCAGTGGACGGATTATCCGTTATTCTGAAAGAGTGGAGGACAGCTGTCCTCAATTTGGGTGGTACCGCGCAAAAATGATCATGCGTCCCTGCATATTTGCAGGGGCGTTTTTTGTATGGGTGATAACCTGTTAATGCCTTGAAAATAGCCGTTAATTAGGAGGAGTTTAAGATGAGTTTACTTAAAGATTTGCAATGGAGAGGAATTGTTTACCAGCAGACAGATGAAGAGGGCATCGAGAACACTCTCGGAAAAGAGGCAATCTCTTTATACTGCGGTGTAGACCCAACAGCTGACAGCATGCATATCGGGCATCTGCTGCCGTTTTTGACTTTAAGGCGCTTTCAAAAAGAAGGCCATCGTCCAATCGTTCTTGTAGGAGGAGCCACTGGCCTGATTGGAGATCCAAGCGGTAAAAGCGAAGAGCGGAAGCTGCAGACGCTGGAAACTGTACAGCATAATGTCGACTGCATAAAGAACCAGCTAAAAAGAATTTTTGATTTTGAAAGTGAAAATGGTGCAATTATGGTTAACAACTATGATTGGGCAGGCTCCATGGATATTGTTACTTTCCTGCGTGATTACGGGAAACATGTCGGAGTCAATTACATGCTCGCTAAAGACACCATTTCTTCCAGACTGGAAACGGGAATTTCCTTTACTGAATTCACTTACACCATCCTGCAGGCAATGGATTTCCTTCATTTATATGAGAACCATAACTGCAAAATGCAGATTGGCGGCAGCGACCAATGGGGGAATATCACAACCGGCCTTGAGCTCATCCGCAAAATGGCGCCTGAAGGGTCCAAGGCATACGGTCTGACCATCCCTCTGGTTACGAAAGCGGATGGAACTAAATTCGGCAAAACGGAAAGCGGCGCAATCTGGCTTGATCCGGAGAAAACATCTCCTTATGAGTTTTACCAGTTCTGGATTAACACAGCAGATGCGGATGTAATCAAGTATCTTAAGTTCTTTACATTCTTATCCCGTGA is a genomic window containing:
- the motS gene encoding flagellar motor protein MotS, which gives rise to MKPRRRSPEPPKGAPRWMVTFSDLVTLILVFFILLFSMSQIDLMKFQALSDSFRDRQVLDFQPSIIPAENPGQNEEIKENEGSGQSDSLDELLMEIQSYLDKNGLEKVIVANRTERGVVLVLQEQVLFESGDASLIDSSYSFLDKVGTLLANMPNLVKVEGHTDDRPITTYRYPSNWELSAARASTVIRYLTEKHNLDSHRFMAVGYGETRPIVPNSGPENWEKNRRVEIIISDPKFNEDNNIHN
- a CDS encoding GNAT family N-acetyltransferase encodes the protein MEHKRTYNAKELKTSNGKLIIEGPISPEKLADYEFHKDLVAFRPPAQQHKALVEIAGLPEGRIIVARDRHTIVGYVTYLYPDPLERWSEGKMDNLIELGAIEVIPAFRGSGTGKNLLKVSMMDDAMEDYIVITTEYYWHWDLKGTGLNVWEYRKIMEKMMNAGGLEWYATDDPEISSHPANCLMARIGKRVDQDSVQQFDRLRFMNRFMY
- a CDS encoding acetoin utilization protein AcuC yields the protein MTHDSVFVFSEDLLNYKFSKNHPFNQIRLKLTLDLLKNINAIDDCHIIPPRQASDEELHLIHDPNYVNAVKLAGRGQLPEDIGENYGLGTEDTPIFPNMHEASSLLVGGTLAAVDAVMSGRAKHALHLGGGLHHGFRGKASGFCIYNDSSVAIKYIQEKYKARILYVDTDAHHGDGVQWSFYDDPDVCTLSIHETGRYLFPGTGNVNERGQGKGYGFSFNIPVDAFTEDDSWLHAYRTAFREVAEFFKPDVILTQNGADAHYLDPLTHLSSTIKVYREIPKLAHEIAHEYCDGKWIAVGGGGYDIWRVVPRAWAMIWLEMTENSNCYGNMPEEWINKWKEHAPVPLPPEWDDPADLYKPIPRKSEITEKNARTVDKVLYPIRNRSMTESL
- the ccpA gene encoding catabolite control protein A codes for the protein MNVTIYDVAREANVSMATVSRVVNGNPNVKPATRKKVMEVIDRLGYRPNAVARGLASKKTTTVGVIIPDISSTFFAELARGIEDIATMYKYNIILSNSDQNIEKELHLLNTMLGKQVDGIVFMGGNITSEHVEEFEKSPVPIVLAGSIEETGKIPSVNINYEQAAFDVTKSFIEKGHKDAAIVVGPLREPINQEKKLAGYKRALEEAEVPFRDELVVEGDYTYDSGIEAFEKLLEADPRPTAIFAGSDEMALGIVHGAEDKGYNIPKDFEVISSDNTRLALMVRPQLTSVVQPLYDIGAVAMRLLTKLMNKESVDEQIVVLPHRIEERSSTK
- a CDS encoding bifunctional 3-deoxy-7-phosphoheptulonate synthase/chorismate mutase; this translates as MSNKELDKLRDRVDELNLQLLALINERAELVQEIGRVKETQGVYRYDPVRERKMLDLIKEHNDGPFENSTIEHMFKEIFKAGLELQKDDHRKALLVSRKKKPENTIVDLKGEKVGDGNPHLVFGPCAVESYEQVATVAEAVKAKGLKLLRGGAYKPRTSPYDFQGLGLEGLKILKRVADEYDLAVISEIVSPNDIETAVNYIDVIQIGARNMQNFELLKAAGAVNKPVLLKRGIAATIEEFINAAEYIMSQGNGQIILCERGIRTYERATRNTLDISAVPILKQETHLPVLVDVTHSTGRRDLLLPAAKAALAIGADGVMAEVHPDPAVALSDSAQQMDLNQFDQFMAELQSSALLRV
- the motP gene encoding flagellar motor protein MotP, with product MRKFDILTPAGLMVGLAMLIFGIMWNGGADGFLSFVDPSSILIVLGGLIAGLLVSFPLKDIRHMATVFKQVFSSEEQSVGELIGIFVKLSERARREGLLSLEAEIEKVEDPFIRKGVYLAVDGIEPDVITDIMNAEIMAMEERHRKGRSILERAGEYAPAWGMIGTLIGLVLMLKNLNDPSTLGPNMALALLTTLYGSLLANLIFLPMAAKLALKTEKEVFLKQIIIEGVIGVQSGQNPRILEEKLSAFLSSEERRDLEKAVNEGEALDYEA
- a CDS encoding acetoin utilization AcuB family protein; amino-acid sequence: MIVEEIMKTDVTSLSKEDTIADAIRIMSEKRIRHLPITDEAGKLQGLVTDRDIRDATPSIFHTELFKEDLQRPLKMIMKTDIITGHPLDFAEEIAAVFYEQRIGCLPILNDNKLVGIVTETDLLHTLVQLTGAHQPGSQIEVKVPNRAGMLFEIAEVICKRKANIQSVLVYPDKTDDKYKILVIRVQTMNPTLVVEDLKKAGHHVLWPSLPGISL